The following are from one region of the Anguilla rostrata isolate EN2019 chromosome 7, ASM1855537v3, whole genome shotgun sequence genome:
- the ccdc136b gene encoding coiled-coil domain-containing protein 136 isoform X3 gives MGDELTVKEREVLEENKRRKEKEAEGTDVDKDHGEEEKGVKEEKPEDGEERNEELTSEEQELEELRAQVLQLLLELEEAREVSQKHEESFLEMQGLLEDERLSSAHQAEAFTRQIQRLQAQLRSVQEEMDSLEEEKESELAEAQEELRAAQEEVLELQQAAEEAAAERENDIASLQEELCRLRAELQRLHAATQEYELEITTLRAELAMKSQRRQEERREGDVGQLKEECRTLKDECQALKDDNRQLSERLQLLQLHRKGSNDVYLALKEEDESEAGATRATGKRDVGGGSDEELTGSYMSMTQPKANCRLVDASIQKNISFDGKPVTPTSWNGGFAEIFSLRDQLKLAEERAAQVQRECDGLKAELQELQGLYDCSQRERAELESELQRYREELGRLMGRKAQSSTPPSEPPVLSIPFIGMIVIVALIWCWWSELSS, from the exons ATGGGAGATGAGCTAACTGTcaaggagagggaggtgctggaggagaaCAAGcggaggaaggagaaagaggcgGAGGGCACCGATGTGGACAAGGATcatggggaggaggagaagggcgTGAAGGAGGAGAAGCCGGAGGACGGGGAGGAGCGGAACGAGGAGCTGACGTCGGAGGAGCAGGAGCTTGAGGAGCTCAGGGCCCAggtcctgcagctgctcctcgagctggaggaggccagGGAGGTGTCCCAAAAACACGAGGAGAGCTTCCTAGAGATGCAGG GCCTTCTAGAGGACGAGCGTTTGTCTAGCGCCCACCAGGCTGAGGCTTTCACACGGCAGATCCAGCGGCTGCAAG cccagCTGCGCTCAGTGCAGGAGGAGATGGacagcctggaggaggagaaggagagcgagCTGGCAGAGGCGCAGGAGGAGCTGCGGGCGGcgcaggaggaggtgctggagctgcagcaggcggcggaggaggcggcggcggagCGGGAGAACGACATCGCcagcctgcaggaggagctgtgCCGCCTGCGGGCCGAGCTGCAGCGCCTGCACGCCGCCACGCAGGAGTACGAGCTGGAGATCACCACGCTGCGCGCCGAGCTCGCCATGAAGAGCCAGCGGCGGCAGGAGGAGCGGCGCGAGG GTGACGTGGGCCAGCTGAAGGAGGAGTGTCGCACTCTGAAGGACGAGTGCCAGGCCCTGAAGGACGATAACAGGCAGCTGTCGGAgaggctgcagctgctgcagctgcacaggAAAGG CTCCAACGACGTGTACCTGGCCCTGAAGGAGGAGGACGAGTCGGAGGCGGGGGCGACGCGGGCGACCGGGAAGAGGGACGTGGGGGGCGGGTCCGACGAGGAGCTGACCGGCAGCTACATGAGCATGACCCAGCCCAAAGCCAACTGCCGGCTGGTGGACGCGTCCATCCAGAAGAACATCTCCTTCGACGGGAAGCCCGTGACGCCCACGAGCTGGAACGGGGGCTTCGCCGAGATCTTCTCCCTCCGGGACCAGCTGAAGCTGGCCGAGGAGAGGGCCGCACAGGTGCAGAGGGAG tgtgACGGGTTGAAGGCGGAGCTTCAGGAGCTGCAGGGCCTGTATGACTGCAGTCAGCGGGAGAGGGCGGAGCTAGAGAGCGAGCTGCAGCGCTACCGCGAGGAGCTGGGCAGACTGATGGGGAGGAAGGCGCAG